The following DNA comes from Chitinophaga nivalis.
GTACCACATCGGCATGTGCTTTGGCTACGCCGGCAGCAATGGTGCCTACACCGGCCTTGGATACCAGTTTTACACTGATTCTGGCCGCCCGGTTGGCATTTTTCAGGTCATAGATCAGCTGCGCCAGGTCCTCGATAGAGTAAATATCGTGGTGCGGTGGCGGAGAGATCAGTCCTACACCTGGTGTAGCGTGTCTTACCTTGGCAATCCAATCGTCTACTTTATGTCCGGGCAGTTGTCCGCCTTCGCCGGGTTTTGCCCCCTGCGCCATTTTAATCTGCAGTTCATCGGCATTGGTGAGGTAGTAGCTGGTTACCCCGAAACGGGCGCTGGCTACCTGTTTGATGGCAGAACGCATAGAATCGCCGTTGGGGAGTTCTTCATAGCGCAGCTCATCTTCTCCGCCCTCACCGGTGTTGCTTTTCGCACCGATGCGGTTCATGGCTACTGCCAGGGTGGAGTGTGCCTCATGGGAAATAGAGCCAAAGCTCATGGCACCTGTAGCAAATCGTTTCAGGATAGTGGCTGCCGGCTCCACTTCATCGATGGAGATGGCCGCACGGTTACGCTTAAACGAAAACATGCTACGCAGGGTACAAGCCTTTTCACTTTGTTCGTTGACGGCTTTGGAATATTTTTTAAAGATGCTGTAATCGCCTAAACGAGTGGCATATTGCAGCAAGTGAATCGTGGTTGGATTAAAGAGATGGAATTCCCCTTTGCGTTTCCACTGATACACCCCTCCTTCTGTGAGGCGTTGTACCGGCGTTTCTTTGCGGCCGTAGCCCATCCAGTGTTTAGCCAGTGTTTCGCGGGCAATATCATCCGTATCGAGGCCCTGGATACGGGAAACCGCGCCGGTGAAGTATTTATCCACCACCTGCTGGTTGATACCCAGTATCTCAAATATCTGCGCTCCCTGATAGGATTGCAGGGTAGAGATACCCATTTTGGAGAATACTTTCAGCAAGCCATCACATACCGCCTTGATGTAGTTCTTTTTCAGTTTATCCACATCGAGAGAGGTATCGAGCTTGTTGTTCAGCTTCATATCCCGGATGGTGCTGAGTGCCAGGTAAGGATTGATGGCGGTTACCCCGAATGCGAGGAGGCAGGCAAAGTGATGTACTTCCCATACATCGCCGGCTTCCACAATCAGGCCCACCTGGCCACGATAACCCTTGCGGATCAGGTGGTGATGCACAGCAGATGCTGCCAGGATAGAAGGAATAGCCGCATGTTCGGAGTCGATGGCGCGGTCTGACAGGATGATCACTTCAAATCCATCTTCTACGGCATCTACCGCATAGCGGCATAAGCGCGCCAGGCCTTTCTCCAGGGAGCCGGGTTTACCGTCGGCTTTGAAGTAGGTATGCAGGGTTTTTGCCTGGAAGATACCGGTGTCGATACTCCGTATTTTTTCGAGTTCGTGGTTGTTGAGAATCGGGTGCCGCAGCGCTACGGTGTGGCAGTGCAGCGGATCTTCATCCAGCAGGTTACCGTTGTTTCCCACAAATGCAGCCAGCGACATCACCAGTTTTTCCCGGATGGGGTCAATCGGCGGATTGGTCACCTGGGCAAACAATTGTTTGAAGTAATTACACAGGTGCTGCGGTTGATTGCTGAGTACCGCCAGCGGTACATCGGTGCCCATAGAGCCTACCGGTTCTTTGCCATCCAATGCCATAGGGGCAATGATGGTATCCAGGTCTTCGGTGCTGTAACCGAAGGCGCGCTGGTATTTAAAGATCTGGTCGTGTTCCAGGTGGGTGAATGTAACCCGTGGTTCGGGCAACTCTTCCAGCCGGATTTTATATTTATTCAGCCACTCGCTATAGGGTTGTTGGGAGCAGATTTGTTGTTTCAGCTCTTCATCGCCTATAATACGGCCCTGGTCCATGTCTACGATAAACATTTTACCGGGTTGCAGGCGGCCTTTTTCTTTGATGTTTTTAGGATCTACCGGTAATACACCGGCTTCTGACGCCATAATTACGCGATCGTCTTTGGTCACCACAAAACGGCTGGGACGCAGTCCATTACGGTCCAGGGTGGCGCCGATGATTTTTCCGTCGGTGAAGGAAATAGAAGCAGGTCCGTCCCACGGCTCCATGAGAGAAGCGTGGTATTCGTAGAATGCTTTCTTTTCTTCTCCCATATCTTCATTACCATCCCATGCTTCCGGCACCAGCATCATCATCACATGTGGTAAGGAGCGGCCGGTCATGGTGAGGAGTTCTATCACATTGTCCAGGCTGGCGGAATCGGATTGTCCTTCTTCCACGATGGGCAGCAGCATTTCCATTTCTTCTGCCGTGAAAAACCGGGATACAAAGTCTCTTTCGCCGGCACGCAGCCAGTTCAGGTTGCCTTTCAGGGTATTGATTTCACCGTTGTGGGCAATGTAACGATACGGGTGCGCCAGTTTCCAGCTGGGGAAAGTATTGGTCGCAAACCGGGAGTGGATCAGCGCAAAGGCAGAAACCATTTTCTCATCGCTGAGGTCTGTATAATAGTGGCGTACCTGGTAGGTGGTAAGCTGTCCTTTATATACAATTGTTTTATAGGAAAGCGACGCAATGTAAAACAGTGACTTTTCTTTGGGCACTGTATTACGTACGG
Coding sequences within:
- the gltB gene encoding glutamate synthase large subunit, which produces MDEVKQTQGLYRPEFEHDACGTGFTAHIKGRKSHHIIRDALTMLENMEHRGACGCEQNTGDGAGILFQMPHEFLYDECLKLGIRLPEFGKYGVGMVFFPKEPRWREECREILQRSAEKLGLEIIGYRKVPVRPDGIGESALSVEPEIEQIFIACPHHINDPEIFERKLYVLRNYVSKTVRNTVPKEKSLFYIASLSYKTIVYKGQLTTYQVRHYYTDLSDEKMVSAFALIHSRFATNTFPSWKLAHPYRYIAHNGEINTLKGNLNWLRAGERDFVSRFFTAEEMEMLLPIVEEGQSDSASLDNVIELLTMTGRSLPHVMMMLVPEAWDGNEDMGEEKKAFYEYHASLMEPWDGPASISFTDGKIIGATLDRNGLRPSRFVVTKDDRVIMASEAGVLPVDPKNIKEKGRLQPGKMFIVDMDQGRIIGDEELKQQICSQQPYSEWLNKYKIRLEELPEPRVTFTHLEHDQIFKYQRAFGYSTEDLDTIIAPMALDGKEPVGSMGTDVPLAVLSNQPQHLCNYFKQLFAQVTNPPIDPIREKLVMSLAAFVGNNGNLLDEDPLHCHTVALRHPILNNHELEKIRSIDTGIFQAKTLHTYFKADGKPGSLEKGLARLCRYAVDAVEDGFEVIILSDRAIDSEHAAIPSILAASAVHHHLIRKGYRGQVGLIVEAGDVWEVHHFACLLAFGVTAINPYLALSTIRDMKLNNKLDTSLDVDKLKKNYIKAVCDGLLKVFSKMGISTLQSYQGAQIFEILGINQQVVDKYFTGAVSRIQGLDTDDIARETLAKHWMGYGRKETPVQRLTEGGVYQWKRKGEFHLFNPTTIHLLQYATRLGDYSIFKKYSKAVNEQSEKACTLRSMFSFKRNRAAISIDEVEPAATILKRFATGAMSFGSISHEAHSTLAVAMNRIGAKSNTGEGGEDELRYEELPNGDSMRSAIKQVASARFGVTSYYLTNADELQIKMAQGAKPGEGGQLPGHKVDDWIAKVRHATPGVGLISPPPHHDIYSIEDLAQLIYDLKNANRAARISVKLVSKAGVGTIAAGVAKAHADVVLVSGHDGGTGASPLSSVKHAGLPWELGLAESHQTLVKNKLRSRVVLQTDGQLKTGRDIAIATLLGAEEWGVATAALVVEGCIMMRKCHVNTCPVGVATQDPDLRKRFNGDPQHVVNLFTYLVEELREIMAELGFRTINEMVGQVECLQLRENITNWKTKKLDLSPILYKEAAAAETGLYKQEEQDHGISEVIDWQLLKAAQPALEKKSRVFRQFAVKNTDRTIGTILSNEISKLYKSEGLPEDTLHFKFLGSAGQSFGAFTTKGLTLELEGEANDYFGKGLSGSKLILYPPVEAGFKAEENIIAGNVCLYGATSGDAYIRGKAGERFGVRNSGATVVVEGVGDHGCEYMTGGKVVILGETGRNFGAGMSGGIAYVYDVKGAFANHCNRDMIDLDPLTQEDVTILQDLITKHHAYTNSTVAKFILKDWENQLRHFVKVFPKEYKAVLKSGKVQGQQVSR